A region from the Conexivisphaerales archaeon genome encodes:
- a CDS encoding deoxyhypusine synthase gives MKHPFSSVEDYEAQPGLTRDLLKKMKLAGGFQASHLGRAADILRTMWYDKKCTRMLSFTADIVSTGLRGVLRQLVREGTADMIITTCGTLDHDIARSVGEYLEGDFSFDDRELLKRGYHRLGNVLIPRQAYGPAIERFMQKMLEEKFSSSTSPIPPHQIIWEAGKRLDEKSILYWAYKKSIPVIVPGIFDGAFGSQLWLFYQSHRRFQVDMMADQQLIADTVFSSQKLGALILGGGISKHHTIWWAQFKSGLDFAVYVTTATEYDGSLSGAQLREAISWSKVKPKAKQVTVIGDATVILPLLVSASLKKTGNV, from the coding sequence ATGAAGCATCCCTTCAGCAGCGTTGAGGACTATGAAGCGCAGCCAGGCCTGACAAGGGACCTGCTTAAGAAGATGAAGTTGGCAGGAGGCTTTCAGGCATCCCATCTCGGCAGAGCGGCTGATATACTGCGTACCATGTGGTACGATAAGAAATGCACAAGAATGCTCTCCTTCACTGCAGATATAGTATCGACAGGCCTCAGGGGAGTTCTCAGACAGCTTGTGAGAGAGGGCACTGCTGACATGATAATCACGACGTGCGGAACTCTGGACCATGATATTGCCAGGTCTGTTGGAGAGTATCTTGAAGGGGATTTTTCATTCGATGATAGGGAGCTTCTGAAAAGAGGTTATCACAGGCTAGGTAATGTGCTTATACCCAGACAGGCATACGGACCTGCAATAGAAAGATTCATGCAGAAGATGCTGGAAGAGAAATTCTCCTCATCCACATCACCAATACCACCCCACCAGATCATCTGGGAGGCTGGCAAGAGATTGGACGAAAAGTCGATATTATACTGGGCCTACAAAAAAAGCATACCTGTAATAGTGCCCGGCATATTCGACGGAGCTTTTGGTTCACAGCTCTGGCTCTTCTATCAGTCCCACAGAAGATTTCAGGTTGACATGATGGCAGACCAGCAGCTCATCGCTGATACAGTATTCAGCTCGCAAAAGCTCGGGGCTCTGATACTCGGAGGGGGAATCTCAAAGCACCACACCATCTGGTGGGCTCAATTCAAGAGCGGGCTTGATTTCGCTGTATATGTAACCACAGCTACTGAATATGATGGAAGCCTATCAGGCGCGCAGCTCAGAGAGGCGATAAGCTGGTCGAAGGTGAAGCCGAAGGCAAAGCAAGTAACTGTCATAGGGGATGCAACTGTGATTCTTCCACTTCTTGTATCTGCTTCTCTTAAAAAAACGGGTAACGTTTAA
- a CDS encoding MscL family protein codes for MSDSKDKLDDVISELKKLNEALAKPPSPPPPKGLWNEFKAFLGKGGVLALAVGFIMGTYIGKVVSALVFDIIMPIPGALTPGGNWQNATFTVAIGNGMKFAVGDFVANVVNFLIVAVVVFFIVRYATKLGIK; via the coding sequence TTGTCCGATTCAAAAGATAAATTGGATGATGTAATCTCGGAGCTTAAGAAGCTTAACGAAGCGCTTGCAAAACCTCCTTCCCCGCCTCCTCCAAAGGGGCTATGGAATGAATTCAAGGCGTTTCTTGGGAAAGGGGGAGTCTTGGCATTGGCAGTTGGTTTCATAATGGGTACATACATCGGCAAGGTGGTGTCAGCATTGGTGTTCGACATAATAATGCCTATTCCTGGAGCTCTTACACCTGGAGGCAACTGGCAGAATGCAACTTTTACTGTTGCCATAGGGAATGGCATGAAGTTCGCAGTAGGAGACTTTGTAGCAAACGTTGTTAACTTTCTCATCGTTGCTGTTGTAGTCTTCTTTATAGTCAGGTATGCAACAAAGCTGGGAATAAAGTGA
- a CDS encoding glycosyltransferase family 2 protein, whose translation MSLLGYLVIFLGGLLAVYSLYWGFLLVVGGDYIRKFRQREVKLDKPFYLPFVSVIVAAKNEEKVIRRLVSSLQTLNYDPSRLEFIFSESGSTDNTRSILFALAEREPRMKVVTSSIAGKGNALNEAIKVARGEVFFFLDADCVPEKDFLLKAAEEYNKGNKILVGYYRTINATQSIWSRLAVFEDFLWRVMGAGKAKLNLSIPVAGPCTVISRDAIEAVGGFRNTLTEDIELWMRLLKAGYVGKYVDAYVWLEAPVTLQVLLRQRIRWYRGYLETALMHLDIVKHAPLSQAADALLMLSTPFFAMLSLLSYAVSMLSLPALPTNISILLFVGWFIGSNLLGLFLLNIGVMFILGNDGSELARMSPLVYLYTAVLSLSSSIAILNMAFSRPRKWIKTERTGYVDPIFAKLRR comes from the coding sequence ATGTCCCTTCTGGGCTATCTGGTTATATTCCTAGGTGGCCTTTTAGCTGTCTATTCGCTTTACTGGGGTTTCTTGCTTGTCGTGGGAGGGGACTACATAAGGAAATTCAGGCAGAGGGAGGTCAAGCTAGATAAGCCATTTTACCTGCCTTTTGTGTCCGTGATAGTTGCCGCAAAGAACGAGGAGAAGGTGATAAGAAGGCTTGTAAGTTCACTTCAGACGCTTAATTACGATCCATCAAGGCTTGAATTCATCTTTTCTGAAAGCGGCTCTACAGATAACACGAGGAGCATACTCTTCGCGCTTGCAGAGAGGGAGCCAAGAATGAAGGTTGTTACAAGCAGCATCGCAGGAAAAGGAAATGCGCTGAACGAAGCGATAAAGGTGGCAAGAGGCGAAGTCTTCTTCTTCCTTGATGCAGACTGCGTGCCAGAGAAGGATTTCCTTCTAAAGGCTGCAGAAGAATACAACAAGGGGAACAAGATTCTTGTGGGCTACTACAGAACGATAAATGCAACTCAAAGCATATGGTCAAGGCTTGCAGTGTTTGAGGATTTTCTCTGGCGTGTGATGGGAGCAGGGAAGGCGAAACTGAATCTGTCAATACCTGTTGCAGGTCCGTGCACTGTCATAAGCAGGGATGCGATAGAAGCGGTTGGAGGCTTCAGGAATACGTTGACTGAGGATATAGAGTTATGGATGAGGCTTCTGAAGGCGGGGTATGTTGGAAAGTATGTTGATGCTTATGTCTGGCTTGAAGCACCTGTAACTCTTCAGGTGCTGCTCAGGCAGAGGATAAGGTGGTACAGGGGTTACCTTGAAACTGCTTTGATGCATCTCGATATAGTCAAGCATGCCCCTCTGTCACAGGCTGCAGATGCTTTGCTTATGCTTTCCACGCCCTTCTTTGCGATGTTATCTCTTCTTTCCTATGCGGTATCGATGCTAAGTCTACCTGCTCTCCCCACAAACATCTCAATACTCCTTTTCGTCGGATGGTTCATAGGGTCGAACCTGCTCGGCCTCTTCTTGCTAAACATAGGTGTAATGTTCATTCTTGGAAACGACGGCAGCGAGCTGGCAAGAATGTCACCTCTTGTCTATCTGTACACTGCAGTCCTCTCTCTTTCAAGCTCGATTGCGATTCTAAATATGGCTTTCAGCAGGCCAAGAAAGTGGATAAAGACTGAAAGGACTGGCTACGTCGACCCGATCTTTGCAAAGCTCAGGAGATGA
- a CDS encoding thiamine-phosphate synthase family protein: MKDPFEFLAKDYLPWMKGLVSIDLSQRGYSQSKISTMLGVTQPSINYYLRKEKKEYLSRLQRIGLTEQSIKEQEGEFREAVVAGGSEGMLRTMQVMLNALASGELCNYHKKVYRAPSDCDACMRLWGSGDQKERSRIVSSLNRAVSVLESSSTFPLLIPEVNTNFVLAARDARSEKDVAGIEGRIVKLRGMARAMSGAEFGGSGHLASVLLAVKKFFPKINSAMNIRYDRAIHEILTSLHWKLLELPASEPLTSEQIPHLVEERLSEMCRNGKITSLDAVTHAGSIGIEPSTYIFGADTEEVLRKVLDLAAAYASRRTETVHNRH, encoded by the coding sequence GTGAAAGACCCCTTCGAGTTTCTGGCGAAGGATTATCTGCCATGGATGAAGGGTCTGGTCTCTATAGACCTCTCCCAAAGAGGTTATAGCCAGTCCAAGATATCAACGATGCTAGGGGTTACCCAGCCATCCATAAACTACTATCTCAGGAAGGAGAAGAAGGAGTACTTGAGCAGACTTCAGAGGATAGGTCTTACCGAGCAGAGCATCAAGGAACAGGAAGGCGAATTCAGGGAAGCAGTTGTCGCAGGGGGCTCCGAAGGGATGCTCAGGACGATGCAGGTGATGCTCAATGCATTAGCAAGCGGAGAGCTGTGCAATTACCACAAGAAGGTCTACCGTGCACCATCTGACTGTGATGCATGCATGAGGCTCTGGGGGTCTGGCGACCAGAAGGAGAGAAGCAGAATAGTTTCATCGTTGAACAGAGCTGTTTCTGTTCTGGAGAGCTCTAGCACATTTCCGCTGCTCATACCTGAGGTGAACACGAATTTCGTCCTTGCAGCAAGGGATGCGAGAAGCGAGAAGGACGTAGCTGGGATAGAGGGGAGAATTGTGAAGTTAAGAGGAATGGCTAGAGCCATGAGTGGAGCAGAGTTCGGAGGAAGCGGTCATCTTGCCTCCGTATTGCTTGCCGTTAAGAAATTCTTCCCCAAGATAAATTCAGCCATGAACATCAGGTATGATAGAGCCATACACGAAATACTGACCTCTCTGCACTGGAAGCTGCTAGAGCTGCCAGCCAGCGAACCTTTGACCTCTGAACAGATCCCTCATCTGGTCGAAGAGAGGCTCTCGGAAATGTGCAGAAACGGCAAGATTACTAGCCTGGATGCTGTAACTCATGCTGGAAGCATAGGTATCGAGCCTTCAACTTACATCTTTGGAGCGGATACTGAAGAGGTGCTCAGGAAGGTTCTGGACCTGGCTGCGGCGTATGCATCAAGGAGGACGGAAACGGTTCATAACAGGCATTAA